One genomic window of Thermorudis peleae includes the following:
- a CDS encoding lysylphosphatidylglycerol synthase transmembrane domain-containing protein: MKPPTREPQQTVVTRAPTPEDTEAPLDGGLLQRFWRRLLVSVIFGVIVLFALAIASDAHALLNALQQFRWQLLPFVILLTFWNYLLRFGKWQLYLRWLDLQTPSRWTSWLIFLSGLAMSLTPGKVGEFLKAAFIRRFTGAPAARALPIVIAERLTDGIAMLLLALFSASLDLHVRPTFFLLLLGIVIVGILMILQRPLMERLLSLSERVPILKNQAAALLHAYHAAYVLFLPHRLIVAVGIGLISWMGECIALGLILTGLGAPFARDTFSLATFALSSASIAGALSLLPGGIGVAEAGIVGLLFVFGHSALTTQQASAATVLIRCSTLWFGVLLGLLALLALLRSPAPNSTHNRLE; the protein is encoded by the coding sequence CCTACTCCCGAGGACACGGAAGCACCGCTTGACGGAGGATTACTCCAGCGCTTTTGGCGCCGGCTGCTTGTGAGTGTCATTTTCGGCGTTATCGTGCTCTTCGCGCTTGCGATCGCAAGCGATGCCCATGCCCTGCTGAACGCGCTCCAGCAGTTCCGTTGGCAACTGTTGCCTTTCGTCATCCTTTTGACATTCTGGAATTACCTTTTGCGGTTTGGCAAATGGCAACTGTACCTCCGTTGGCTTGACCTCCAAACGCCATCTCGGTGGACCAGTTGGCTCATTTTCCTTTCCGGCCTGGCTATGAGCTTGACTCCAGGGAAAGTCGGAGAATTCCTGAAAGCTGCGTTTATCCGACGCTTTACTGGAGCTCCAGCAGCCCGTGCTTTGCCGATTGTCATCGCTGAACGCCTCACCGATGGTATTGCAATGCTCCTTCTCGCCCTCTTCAGCGCAAGCCTCGACCTTCATGTTCGTCCTACGTTTTTTCTCCTGCTGCTTGGCATTGTGATCGTGGGGATTCTCATGATTCTCCAACGTCCACTGATGGAACGATTACTCAGCCTCAGCGAACGTGTCCCGATTCTGAAAAACCAGGCCGCCGCCCTCCTGCATGCCTATCATGCTGCCTACGTGCTTTTCCTGCCGCATCGACTCATCGTCGCAGTTGGCATTGGCCTCATTTCATGGATGGGAGAGTGTATTGCGCTGGGACTCATTCTGACGGGACTTGGCGCTCCGTTTGCCCGTGACACATTCAGTTTGGCCACGTTTGCTCTTTCGAGCGCCTCAATCGCTGGTGCCCTCTCATTACTTCCAGGAGGGATCGGTGTAGCCGAAGCGGGTATCGTTGGACTCTTATTTGTCTTTGGTCATTCTGCACTAACAACGCAACAGGCGAGTGCGGCGACCGTCTTGATTCGTTGCTCAACGCTCTGGTTTGGCGTACTGCTCGGATTGCTTGCTTTACTGGCATTACTTCGGTCACCGGCTCCAAACAGTACGCATAACCGTCTGGAGTAA
- a CDS encoding polyribonucleotide nucleotidyltransferase produces MPPVIHARSIEINGRTLTIETGRVAEQADGAVLVRYGETVVLTTVVGAKEPVEGLDFFPLTVEYEEKMYAAGKIPGSFFRREGRPSEAAILAARLTDRPIRPLFPKGYKNEVQVISTVLSADQENDPAVLSIIGASAALMLSDIPWYGPVGAVQVGELNGELVINPTSHQLLESRLDIVVAGTEDAVVMVEGHANEISEDRFIEAIELAHQEIRRIVQLQRELQQIAGKPKREFVSPVENVALKEQIAAYVGDRLAQAVFNPDKEARVEATASLREEVITHFCLAPLAAASEMPTSVPSPKEVGDLFDSLVKQLVRTSILERGERPDGRKPDEIREIWIEVGLLPRPHGSALFTRGQTQVLTVCTLGTKEEEQLLDTLGIEESKRYIHHYNFPPFSTGEIRRLRGPSRRDIGHGALAERALLAVLPSEEEFPYTMRLVSEVLSSNGSTSMASVCGSTLALMDAGVPIRKPVGGIAMGLITDPQSGRYTILTDIQGIEDALGDMDFKVAGTRDGITAIQMDIKVMGLSTAIMRQALEQARQARLFILDKMTAVLPEPRSTMSPYAPRIFRIKIRPDQIGDVIGPGGRVIRGIQEATGSKIEIQEDGTVFISAANEESARKAIREIERLTRMPEVGEIFSGRVVTIIPSGAFVEILPGRDGFLHISEIAPGRVRSVEDVLKVGQEISVMVTGIRPDGKINLSRKALLEREEGAQPTQASVSAAASSDRGPRGERPRGSGGHGPGSRGGGPTRPSVPDRGRPGSGPRAPRPGAYTIGERLQAMLEDEEKQ; encoded by the coding sequence ATGCCGCCAGTCATCCACGCGCGTTCAATTGAAATCAACGGAAGAACGCTAACGATTGAGACAGGGCGAGTTGCCGAACAGGCTGATGGTGCAGTTCTTGTCCGCTACGGGGAAACTGTCGTCTTGACCACAGTCGTTGGCGCGAAAGAACCCGTTGAAGGGCTCGATTTCTTCCCGTTGACGGTCGAGTATGAAGAGAAAATGTATGCTGCCGGCAAGATCCCGGGGAGTTTCTTCCGCCGCGAAGGCCGGCCGTCAGAAGCTGCGATCCTTGCAGCCCGTCTGACTGATCGTCCAATTCGTCCACTCTTCCCAAAGGGATATAAGAACGAGGTCCAGGTGATCTCGACCGTCCTGTCTGCAGATCAGGAGAACGATCCTGCTGTCCTTTCCATCATTGGCGCTTCTGCCGCGTTAATGCTCTCCGATATCCCATGGTATGGCCCAGTTGGGGCTGTGCAAGTCGGCGAATTGAATGGTGAGTTGGTGATCAATCCGACCAGCCATCAGTTGTTGGAGAGTCGTCTTGATATTGTGGTAGCTGGCACGGAAGATGCCGTTGTCATGGTCGAAGGCCATGCAAACGAGATTTCTGAAGACCGCTTCATTGAAGCGATCGAGCTCGCGCATCAGGAGATTCGCCGCATTGTTCAACTGCAGCGCGAGTTGCAGCAGATTGCTGGTAAGCCGAAACGCGAGTTTGTGTCTCCTGTCGAGAATGTTGCGTTGAAAGAGCAAATTGCCGCCTATGTCGGCGATCGTCTTGCGCAGGCAGTGTTTAATCCCGATAAGGAAGCGCGCGTTGAAGCAACCGCTTCCTTGCGCGAGGAAGTCATCACCCACTTCTGCCTCGCGCCTCTTGCAGCCGCTTCCGAGATGCCGACGTCCGTGCCCTCGCCCAAGGAGGTTGGTGACCTCTTTGACAGCCTCGTCAAGCAACTTGTCCGGACGTCGATTCTGGAGCGGGGCGAGCGGCCCGATGGCCGAAAGCCTGATGAAATCCGAGAAATCTGGATTGAGGTTGGATTGCTGCCTCGTCCACACGGTTCGGCATTATTTACCCGGGGCCAGACGCAAGTCCTGACAGTTTGCACACTTGGGACCAAGGAAGAGGAGCAACTCCTCGATACGCTCGGCATTGAAGAGTCAAAGCGCTACATTCATCACTACAATTTCCCACCATTTAGTACGGGCGAGATCCGCCGATTGCGTGGCCCGAGCCGACGCGATATCGGCCATGGCGCACTCGCAGAGCGTGCCCTGCTCGCGGTACTTCCATCGGAGGAGGAATTCCCCTATACGATGCGCCTTGTCTCTGAAGTGTTGAGCTCAAACGGCTCAACCTCGATGGCAAGTGTCTGTGGGAGTACCCTCGCGCTCATGGATGCCGGGGTGCCGATCCGCAAGCCCGTTGGTGGGATTGCCATGGGGCTTATCACTGACCCGCAAAGCGGACGGTACACCATCTTAACGGATATCCAGGGTATCGAGGACGCGCTTGGCGATATGGACTTCAAGGTCGCCGGGACCCGTGATGGTATTACGGCGATTCAGATGGATATTAAGGTTATGGGGCTTTCCACTGCAATTATGCGCCAAGCCCTCGAACAGGCTCGCCAAGCTCGGCTGTTCATCCTTGACAAGATGACGGCTGTGCTTCCTGAACCACGCTCGACCATGTCGCCGTATGCGCCGCGGATCTTCCGGATCAAGATTCGCCCGGATCAGATTGGCGATGTTATTGGCCCAGGTGGTCGGGTGATTCGTGGGATTCAAGAGGCTACTGGCTCGAAGATCGAGATTCAAGAGGATGGCACTGTCTTCATCAGCGCAGCCAACGAGGAAAGCGCGCGCAAAGCCATTCGCGAGATCGAACGGCTGACGCGCATGCCCGAAGTTGGGGAAATCTTCTCTGGCCGCGTGGTGACCATTATTCCGTCGGGAGCGTTTGTCGAGATCTTGCCTGGCCGCGATGGTTTCCTCCATATTTCGGAGATTGCTCCTGGCCGTGTCCGATCTGTCGAAGATGTGCTCAAGGTTGGTCAAGAGATTAGCGTGATGGTGACCGGCATTCGGCCGGATGGCAAGATCAACCTCTCGCGGAAGGCGTTGCTAGAGCGGGAAGAAGGCGCACAGCCAACCCAAGCGAGTGTGAGCGCAGCCGCAAGCAGCGATCGTGGCCCACGTGGAGAACGTCCGCGTGGTAGCGGTGGGCATGGCCCTGGCTCCCGTGGTGGAGGGCCAACGCGGCCTTCAGTTCCCGATCGCGGCCGCCCTGGCAGTGGACCACGGGCACCACGGCCTGGCGCATATACGATTGGTGAACGGCTACAGGCCATGCTCGAGGACGAGGAGAAACAGTAG
- the rpsO gene encoding 30S ribosomal protein S15 — protein sequence MALYKAQKEQIIQQFRVHEHDTGSPEVQIALLTERINNLVEHLREHPHDHHSRRGLLMLVGQRRRLLRYLRDNDADRYQALIARLGLRR from the coding sequence ATGGCACTGTATAAGGCACAAAAGGAGCAAATCATTCAGCAATTTCGCGTTCATGAGCATGATACCGGTTCTCCTGAGGTGCAGATTGCCCTGCTAACCGAGCGCATTAACAACCTTGTTGAGCATCTGCGTGAGCATCCTCATGACCATCATTCACGCCGTGGCTTGCTCATGCTCGTTGGGCAGCGGCGGCGCTTGTTGCGCTATCTGCGGGACAATGATGCTGATCGATACCAGGCGCTTATTGCTCGCCTCGGGCTGCGACGGTAA
- a CDS encoding Ig-like domain-containing protein, with protein sequence MGRLHARIRWIICFALFATLCFSSIAATPALSPAPQWPFAAQPQSVVFFPWLPNGQRIGTLGPWHSVAILQNIEEYPITIDLWQPGDYTHPIKTLTLPSHGIETIAPEALFTSTDEGAHALVATARPALPSTSNPPSDTICNKTFATRTFVVHKGGQNTADTIKLDPSITPKVIIIRYGAYESFAGIGQLSNDHEWRALRTTTGLSIDWRATRDSTEPDPISTNANYDVILPVIDQQCSTITARIAGAVKLVEPLPAPEAITSQGHAIVSGYTALGLTELLHAAQLPEESKFADLLASTEPTRWAFPIVQSNNGWESVIHLTNLATAGSCKATIDLLPSAEMAMSHQPLRVQAAVTAGATRSLHLVDLLENNGVSAQNWVGQAWITAPCPVVASVDRIKPSTLMALTNVPVARAADSPRVVTAPLIFQSYNGWNSGINISNLSDSEENLVTLSFYDTQGTLLGKVERTLPPSGMTFVYRPSFDGAGIEGLSQATVVGTEPIAVAVDAVKYQGNKLDGQGQALSYLAPSGAAEGEFLTLPLVQKGDGSQRADTSGINLFNTSATTPAEVVVRFFDHMGHEVPSSTQSLTLAPHSGQTLYTPRLSALTPGFHGSAVVAVRTGGPVSAISNNVNYAVAVDGSTTFSLVTTPPGLPMPQPTGEYAITLTASADISQINVPIQLTAKTTGSVIPITLFSLSDHSILWFNVSNEAGQVAYSHVHTDPQRTDQVLACIDLDLSLSCDQGEPRAAVTLQWVNYQLAFPADGSNPPYGDSETVQLTVLVTDIGMQSHSVAGARVLFSILEEGNDNPAPAVIGSATPLTDANGKASVTILRNGSEAGTTTIVRACVDVNRNGQCDSTSETAGEPHDDWIITWSS encoded by the coding sequence GTGGGGCGGTTGCACGCTCGTATCAGGTGGATAATCTGCTTCGCGCTTTTCGCAACGCTCTGTTTCTCCTCCATTGCCGCAACACCTGCACTTTCTCCTGCCCCACAGTGGCCATTCGCAGCGCAGCCACAGAGTGTCGTGTTCTTTCCCTGGCTACCAAACGGACAGCGTATCGGCACTCTCGGTCCATGGCATAGTGTCGCCATTCTCCAAAACATCGAAGAGTACCCGATTACTATCGACCTTTGGCAGCCGGGAGACTATACGCACCCGATTAAGACCCTGACCCTGCCATCACACGGCATCGAAACAATCGCACCAGAGGCGCTCTTCACGTCAACCGACGAAGGAGCACACGCACTCGTGGCAACAGCGCGACCTGCCTTGCCGAGCACGTCAAACCCGCCATCGGATACCATCTGCAACAAGACCTTCGCTACTCGCACGTTTGTGGTCCACAAAGGCGGGCAAAACACGGCAGATACGATCAAACTTGATCCATCAATCACCCCAAAGGTCATCATCATCCGCTACGGTGCCTACGAGTCATTCGCTGGCATTGGCCAACTCTCAAACGACCATGAATGGCGAGCACTTCGCACGACCACTGGACTGAGTATCGACTGGCGAGCGACGAGAGATAGTACGGAGCCGGATCCGATTAGCACGAATGCGAACTACGATGTCATCCTGCCCGTGATTGACCAGCAGTGCAGTACGATCACCGCTCGGATTGCTGGGGCAGTCAAGCTCGTTGAGCCGCTGCCAGCACCCGAAGCGATCACCTCCCAAGGGCACGCTATCGTATCAGGGTATACGGCACTTGGACTTACCGAACTACTGCACGCGGCTCAACTCCCTGAAGAGAGTAAGTTTGCTGACCTCCTGGCAAGTACTGAGCCGACACGCTGGGCGTTTCCCATTGTTCAAAGCAACAACGGTTGGGAAAGTGTCATCCATCTTACCAACCTGGCCACGGCAGGTAGCTGTAAGGCCACTATTGACCTCTTGCCTTCGGCTGAGATGGCGATGAGTCATCAACCGCTTCGTGTTCAAGCAGCAGTGACTGCTGGAGCAACACGCTCGCTCCACCTTGTTGACCTTCTGGAAAACAATGGGGTCTCCGCGCAAAACTGGGTTGGACAAGCGTGGATTACTGCGCCATGCCCGGTGGTCGCAAGCGTTGACCGTATCAAGCCCTCAACACTTATGGCCTTGACCAATGTGCCGGTCGCTCGCGCTGCCGATAGTCCACGCGTTGTGACGGCACCGCTCATCTTCCAGTCCTACAATGGCTGGAACAGTGGGATTAATATCAGCAACCTTTCGGATAGTGAGGAAAATCTGGTAACGCTCAGCTTTTACGACACCCAAGGTACACTGCTTGGCAAAGTTGAACGTACGCTGCCTCCCAGCGGCATGACCTTTGTCTACCGCCCATCATTCGATGGCGCCGGCATCGAAGGGCTCTCACAGGCCACCGTTGTTGGCACCGAGCCAATTGCGGTTGCCGTCGATGCCGTCAAGTATCAAGGCAACAAGCTCGACGGCCAGGGCCAAGCGCTCAGTTATCTTGCGCCGAGTGGCGCAGCCGAGGGAGAGTTCCTTACTCTGCCACTCGTCCAAAAAGGCGATGGTAGCCAGCGAGCTGATACGAGTGGCATCAATCTCTTCAATACAAGCGCAACGACTCCCGCTGAGGTCGTCGTGCGCTTCTTTGATCACATGGGGCATGAGGTACCGAGTAGCACTCAGTCGCTGACGCTCGCCCCCCACAGTGGTCAAACGCTCTACACACCACGCCTCAGCGCACTAACACCTGGATTTCACGGCAGTGCGGTCGTTGCCGTACGGACAGGCGGACCAGTAAGCGCTATCTCGAATAACGTCAACTACGCTGTCGCTGTCGACGGCTCGACTACGTTTAGCCTCGTGACCACACCACCTGGGCTACCCATGCCCCAGCCAACAGGCGAGTATGCTATTACCTTAACGGCGTCGGCCGACATCAGTCAAATCAACGTTCCAATCCAATTGACCGCAAAAACTACAGGCAGTGTGATTCCGATTACCCTCTTTTCGCTATCCGACCACAGCATCCTATGGTTCAACGTAAGCAACGAAGCAGGCCAAGTCGCATATTCCCATGTCCATACTGATCCTCAGCGAACTGACCAGGTGCTTGCCTGTATCGACCTTGACCTGAGCCTTTCATGCGATCAAGGCGAGCCACGCGCAGCCGTGACGCTCCAGTGGGTGAACTACCAACTCGCATTCCCTGCTGACGGCTCCAATCCCCCGTATGGCGACTCAGAAACGGTCCAGCTAACGGTTCTTGTTACGGACATCGGCATGCAATCACACAGCGTTGCAGGAGCGCGCGTCCTCTTCAGCATTCTGGAAGAGGGAAATGATAATCCGGCACCTGCCGTCATTGGTTCAGCAACACCACTAACCGATGCTAACGGGAAAGCCTCTGTCACCATCCTGCGCAACGGTAGTGAAGCTGGTACAACGACGATCGTTCGGGCCTGCGTTGACGTTAACCGAAACGGCCAGTGCGATAGTACGAGTGAGACGGCAGGAGAGCCACATGATGACTGGATTATCACGTGGAGTTCCTAA
- a CDS encoding NAD(P)/FAD-dependent oxidoreductase, with amino-acid sequence MQKQMHGVDIAIVGGGIIGATLAYLLARQGVSCCVLERGIPGAGTAEASAGIVGPHLEREQPEALRALLLKSLRAYPWLIATLQDETPIDPSYHTWGELRLAFTAEQAQALRDHGQWLESLGFDVTWLDAAAVRADAPVVAEQVVGGLYLADAASMVVPRFVRSLLDAACRRGVTVLQQTPVLGFQTVGDRVIALQTGAAVLPVDQLVLAAGVETTALVRLLGSSVAIEPVRGQMVLLRTVPGVLRTILAGPAGGYVVPRTDGDIWAGPTKERGRWEQQPTVDGLVTCLSILNQLAPGLRPAIFAGTTVGLRPGAPPDGLPVIGRLPGWANVWVASGHEHLGVMLAPGTAELLVAALTGTETLAELSAFDPGRPAAWRNSEHRRAN; translated from the coding sequence GTGCAAAAGCAAATGCATGGGGTTGACATCGCCATTGTCGGCGGTGGCATTATTGGGGCAACACTTGCCTACTTACTGGCGCGCCAAGGAGTCTCGTGTTGCGTCCTCGAGCGTGGGATACCTGGCGCTGGGACTGCCGAAGCATCCGCGGGAATTGTTGGGCCCCATCTTGAACGAGAACAACCCGAAGCCCTTCGTGCCTTGCTTCTCAAAAGCCTGCGGGCTTATCCCTGGTTGATTGCGACGCTGCAGGATGAAACGCCAATCGATCCAAGCTATCACACCTGGGGCGAGCTACGGTTAGCGTTCACAGCTGAGCAAGCTCAAGCGCTGCGGGATCATGGCCAATGGCTTGAGTCGCTCGGTTTTGATGTCACCTGGCTCGACGCTGCAGCAGTGCGAGCTGATGCACCAGTGGTGGCTGAACAGGTCGTTGGTGGGCTGTATCTCGCTGACGCTGCCAGTATGGTGGTGCCTCGTTTTGTGCGCTCACTGTTGGACGCAGCGTGCCGGCGCGGCGTAACCGTGTTGCAACAGACCCCAGTACTCGGCTTCCAAACAGTCGGCGACCGCGTGATTGCGCTGCAGACTGGCGCAGCAGTATTGCCGGTTGACCAGCTCGTACTCGCAGCCGGCGTTGAGACAACGGCTCTCGTGCGATTGCTTGGCTCCTCCGTCGCTATCGAGCCGGTGCGTGGCCAGATGGTGCTCCTTCGTACAGTGCCGGGGGTGCTCAGAACAATCCTTGCCGGTCCGGCTGGTGGCTATGTTGTTCCACGCACTGATGGCGATATTTGGGCAGGTCCAACGAAGGAACGAGGGCGCTGGGAACAGCAGCCAACAGTTGATGGCCTTGTCACGTGCTTGTCCATCCTGAATCAGCTCGCGCCCGGGTTGCGTCCTGCAATCTTTGCTGGCACGACTGTTGGACTGCGGCCAGGGGCGCCTCCCGATGGACTTCCCGTTATCGGCCGCCTGCCCGGCTGGGCAAATGTCTGGGTCGCAAGTGGACACGAACACCTGGGAGTCATGCTCGCCCCTGGCACAGCCGAACTCCTTGTCGCAGCGCTTACTGGTACCGAGACACTAGCCGAACTGTCCGCCTTTGATCCTGGACGGCCAGCTGCCTGGCGTAACAGTGAGCACCGGCGCGCAAATTAG
- a CDS encoding HEAT repeat domain-containing protein codes for MTMHGSTIAADSFTAKLIAGLRHPRPDIAEHCAWILGEQKEQYAVPALCQTIQERLWDVDVAAAAVAALGKIGDPQALPALQFALQHGAARVRVEVVAALRQLHTPQADAVLRDIAEHDPLASIRDQALRALQKGR; via the coding sequence ATGACGATGCATGGTAGCACTATCGCAGCGGACTCCTTTACCGCTAAACTGATTGCAGGGCTGCGGCATCCTCGACCAGACATTGCTGAACACTGTGCCTGGATACTTGGCGAACAAAAGGAGCAGTACGCCGTACCCGCACTCTGCCAAACAATCCAGGAACGTCTGTGGGACGTCGATGTTGCAGCCGCCGCTGTTGCAGCACTCGGAAAGATCGGCGATCCGCAAGCTCTCCCGGCACTTCAATTTGCACTCCAGCATGGAGCAGCACGTGTCCGCGTCGAGGTTGTTGCAGCACTGCGGCAACTCCATACACCGCAAGCCGATGCGGTATTGCGCGACATCGCGGAACATGATCCGTTAGCTAGTATTCGTGACCAAGCACTCCGCGCGCTCCAGAAGGGAAGGTAA
- a CDS encoding MoxR family ATPase — protein MGQMTPMPRLDATAAERIQALAQRICDTVERVIVGKRAVIEQVLVALLADGHVLIEDVPGIGKTKLARTLCQTLGGTFQRIQFTPDLLPTDILGTLAYQPQDGSFRFHPGPIFAHVILADEVNRGTPRTQAALLEAMEERQVTVERQTYPLPRPFLVIATQNPVELEGTFPLPEAQLDRFLLRIRMGYPEREDERALLGRFLHGDPLQAIQPVTSPEELIEASQLVRAVHISPPVEDYLLDLVARTRTHPDLTLGVSPRGTLALARAAQAYAILHGRAYVLPDDVRTMAIPALAHRLLLAPSAELHGRTAETVLGQIVAELPVPVEPDVELLET, from the coding sequence ATGGGACAAATGACGCCGATGCCCCGGCTTGATGCGACAGCCGCAGAACGTATCCAAGCACTTGCACAGCGCATTTGCGATACCGTTGAGCGAGTTATCGTGGGGAAACGGGCAGTTATCGAGCAAGTCCTTGTTGCCCTGCTCGCCGATGGCCATGTGTTAATTGAAGACGTCCCTGGTATCGGCAAAACCAAGCTCGCCCGTACGCTCTGCCAAACGCTCGGGGGCACCTTCCAACGTATCCAATTCACACCAGATCTGCTCCCCACCGACATTCTCGGCACCCTTGCCTACCAACCGCAGGACGGATCGTTTCGTTTTCATCCTGGTCCAATTTTCGCCCATGTCATCCTCGCGGACGAAGTGAACCGCGGCACCCCGCGTACCCAAGCTGCATTGCTGGAGGCGATGGAAGAGCGCCAGGTGACGGTTGAACGCCAAACGTATCCGCTTCCACGGCCATTTTTGGTGATTGCGACACAAAATCCTGTTGAACTTGAAGGCACCTTTCCCCTACCGGAAGCGCAACTCGACCGCTTTTTGCTGCGAATCCGCATGGGATATCCCGAGCGAGAAGACGAACGAGCGCTCCTTGGGCGATTTCTGCATGGTGATCCCCTGCAAGCAATTCAGCCCGTGACAAGTCCAGAAGAACTCATTGAGGCAAGCCAGCTGGTGCGCGCTGTGCACATCAGTCCACCCGTCGAAGATTACCTTCTTGATCTCGTTGCCCGAACGCGCACCCATCCTGACCTAACGCTCGGCGTTAGTCCACGTGGCACGCTTGCACTTGCACGGGCGGCTCAAGCCTATGCCATCCTCCATGGCCGCGCATATGTCTTGCCAGATGACGTGCGCACGATGGCGATTCCGGCACTGGCACATCGGTTGCTCCTTGCCCCCAGCGCTGAACTCCATGGGCGAACGGCGGAAACCGTGCTCGGGCAGATCGTGGCTGAGTTACCTGTGCCAGTCGAGCCTGATGTCGAGCTGCTGGAGACATAG
- a CDS encoding DUF58 domain-containing protein translates to MDDAAALFDTEQADRLPPLLGLACLVVLAGLALRQPLLAFLGAVVAVTLVLALLWRRVGLRAVHYTRQLSTTRAFPGELITMELILENNKLLPLPWLEVEDDIPDGLATREAQLEPSFKPKTHVLRTLFGIRPYERIRRRYTLIPQRRGVFRFGPARLRTGDPFGLAFTRQEIDERTELLVYPPLLPLEVFQVPAEHPLGERSPLRPFLEDPTRYAGVRPYAPGDAPRRIHWAATARTGEVQVKHFEPGATPLLALFLDINTFQHYWEGLDPEKLEHAIALCAALARWGLDAGYQVGLYVNAPQAGGERLIRLPASRHPRQLQRILEALARLVPYTGYRIERLLASEARMLPWGATLAVITALVTPELERTLIRLYREGHTIALFAVGDAPSLPSRPGFVIHTLEDLPNATMAASSA, encoded by the coding sequence ATGGATGATGCCGCTGCACTCTTTGACACTGAGCAGGCTGATCGCCTTCCACCACTCCTAGGTCTTGCTTGCCTTGTCGTGCTTGCTGGACTCGCATTGCGTCAGCCCCTGCTCGCCTTTCTCGGCGCAGTCGTTGCCGTGACCTTGGTGCTCGCGCTGCTCTGGCGCCGCGTGGGGCTACGCGCCGTGCACTACACGCGCCAACTTTCCACCACACGGGCATTCCCTGGCGAACTGATCACCATGGAACTCATTCTCGAGAACAACAAACTTCTTCCACTTCCCTGGTTAGAGGTTGAAGATGACATCCCTGATGGCCTAGCAACTCGAGAGGCCCAGCTTGAGCCGTCCTTCAAACCAAAGACGCATGTATTGCGTACCCTCTTCGGGATCCGGCCCTATGAGCGCATTCGCCGGCGCTACACGCTCATCCCGCAACGCCGTGGAGTATTTCGATTTGGGCCAGCTCGCCTTCGTACCGGCGATCCATTCGGACTCGCATTCACACGCCAAGAGATCGATGAGCGAACCGAACTTCTGGTTTACCCTCCGCTGCTCCCCCTCGAAGTATTCCAGGTACCAGCTGAACATCCCCTTGGAGAACGATCACCACTGCGGCCATTCCTCGAAGACCCAACACGCTATGCGGGTGTACGCCCTTATGCCCCAGGCGACGCCCCACGACGAATCCATTGGGCAGCGACAGCGCGGACCGGCGAAGTGCAAGTCAAACACTTTGAACCAGGCGCAACACCGCTCTTAGCACTCTTTCTCGACATCAACACCTTTCAGCATTACTGGGAAGGGCTTGATCCCGAGAAGCTTGAGCACGCGATCGCCCTCTGCGCCGCCTTAGCGCGTTGGGGACTTGATGCAGGATACCAAGTTGGCCTTTATGTCAACGCTCCACAGGCAGGCGGTGAGCGGTTGATTCGCCTGCCGGCAAGTCGTCATCCACGTCAGCTCCAACGGATTCTGGAAGCCCTTGCGCGCCTCGTTCCGTATACGGGTTATCGCATCGAGCGCCTGCTTGCCAGTGAAGCACGCATGCTTCCTTGGGGGGCAACGCTTGCCGTGATCACCGCCCTGGTTACGCCAGAGCTTGAACGGACACTCATCCGCCTTTACCGTGAGGGGCATACGATTGCTCTCTTCGCTGTCGGAGACGCGCCAAGCCTTCCTTCGCGACCTGGCTTTGTCATTCATACGCTGGAGGATTTGCCGAATGCGACGATGGCTGCCTCATCCGCTTGA